A window from Pseudomonas campi encodes these proteins:
- the atpE gene encoding F0F1 ATP synthase subunit C, protein METVVGLTAIAVALLIGLGALGTAIGFGLLGGKFLEGAARQPEMVPMLQVKMFIVAGLLDAVTMIGVGIALFFTFANPFIAQIPA, encoded by the coding sequence ATGGAAACTGTAGTTGGTCTCACCGCGATTGCTGTTGCCCTGCTGATCGGCCTGGGCGCTCTGGGTACTGCCATTGGCTTCGGCCTGCTGGGCGGCAAATTCCTGGAAGGCGCTGCGCGTCAGCCGGAAATGGTTCCGATGCTGCAGGTAAAAATGTTCATCGTCGCCGGTCTGCTGGACGCCGTGACCATGATCGGTGTTGGTATCGCCCTGTTCTTCACCTTCGCTAACCCGTTCATCGCTCAAATCCCGGCCTAA
- a CDS encoding F0F1 ATP synthase subunit B, giving the protein MNINATLIGQAVAFFIFVLFCMKFVWPPVITALRERQKKIADGLDAANRAARDLELAHEKVAQQLREAKTQAAEIIEQAKKRGTQIVDEARDQARVEADRVKAQAQAEIEQELNSVKDALRAQVGALAVGGAEKILGATIDQNAHAELVNKLAAEI; this is encoded by the coding sequence GTGAACATTAATGCAACCCTGATTGGCCAGGCCGTTGCGTTCTTCATTTTCGTGCTGTTTTGCATGAAGTTCGTATGGCCTCCGGTCATCACGGCTTTGCGCGAACGCCAGAAGAAGATCGCTGATGGTCTGGACGCCGCCAACCGTGCGGCTCGTGATCTGGAACTGGCCCACGAGAAAGTGGCTCAGCAACTGCGCGAAGCCAAAACCCAGGCTGCGGAAATCATCGAGCAGGCCAAGAAACGCGGTACCCAGATCGTCGACGAAGCCCGTGATCAGGCCCGTGTCGAAGCTGACCGTGTGAAGGCTCAGGCTCAGGCCGAGATCGAACAGGAACTGAACAGCGTCAAAGACGCCCTGCGTGCCCAAGTGGGTGCCCTGGCTGTTGGCGGTGCCGAGAAGATCCTGGGTGCAACCATCGATCAAAACGCGCATGCGGAGCTGGTTAACAAACTGGCAGCCGAAATCTAA
- a CDS encoding F0F1 ATP synthase subunit delta — protein sequence MAELTTLARPYAKAAFEHAQAHQQLASWSAMLGLAAVVSQDDTLQRVLKAPRLTSTEKATTFNEVCGDKFDAQARNFISIVSEHNRLDLLPEIAALFELYKAEQEKSVDVEVTSAFALSTEQQDKLAKVLSARLSREVRLHATEDATLIGGVVIRAGDLVIDGSVRGKVAKLAEALKS from the coding sequence ATGGCAGAACTGACCACGCTGGCCCGACCTTACGCCAAGGCTGCTTTCGAGCACGCCCAGGCCCATCAGCAACTGGCCTCCTGGTCAGCCATGCTCGGCCTGGCTGCAGTGGTGTCGCAAGACGACACCCTGCAACGCGTGCTCAAGGCCCCGCGTCTGACGAGTACAGAAAAGGCCACCACTTTTAATGAAGTGTGTGGTGACAAGTTCGATGCCCAGGCACGCAACTTCATTTCCATTGTCTCCGAACACAATCGTCTCGATCTGTTGCCGGAAATCGCCGCCCTGTTTGAGCTGTACAAAGCTGAACAGGAAAAGTCGGTGGACGTGGAAGTGACCAGTGCCTTCGCATTGAGCACCGAACAGCAAGACAAACTCGCCAAGGTTCTCAGCGCACGGCTCAGTCGAGAAGTGCGTCTGCACGCGACGGAAGACGCCACCCTTATCGGTGGTGTGGTAATCCGCGCGGGCGACCTGGTTATCGATGGCTCGGTTCGCGGCAAAGTCGCGAAGCTGGCCGAAGCGTTGAAATCTTGA
- the atpA gene encoding F0F1 ATP synthase subunit alpha, which translates to MQQLNPSEISEIIKGRIDKLDVSSQARNEGTIVSVSDGIVRIYGLADVMYGEMIEFPGGVYGMAMNLERDSVGAVVLGAYQSLAEGMSAKCTGRILEVPVGPELLGRVVDALGNPIDGKGPLNNVVSDAVEKVAPGVIWRKSVDQPVQTGYKSVDAMIPVGRGQRELIIGDRQIGKTALAIDAIINQKDSGIRCVYVAIGQKQSTIANIVRKLEENGALANTIVVAASASESAALQFIAPYAGCTMGEYFRDRGEDALIVYDDLSKQAVAYRQISLLLRRPPGREAYPGDVFYLHSRLLERASRVSEEYVEKFTNGAVTGKTGSLTALPIIETQAGDVSAFVPTNVISITDGQIFLESAMFNSGLRPAVNAGISVSRVGGAAQTKIIKKLSGGIRTALAQYRELAAFAQFASDLDEATRKQLDHGQRVTELMKQKQYAPMSIAEMALSLYAAERGFLADIEVAKIISFEQALIAFFNRENAALMAKINEKGDFNDDIDGQLKAGIEKFKATQTW; encoded by the coding sequence ATGCAGCAACTCAATCCTTCCGAAATTAGTGAAATCATCAAGGGACGTATCGATAAACTCGACGTCTCTTCCCAGGCTCGTAACGAAGGCACCATCGTCAGCGTGTCTGACGGTATCGTGCGGATCTACGGTCTCGCCGACGTTATGTACGGTGAAATGATCGAGTTCCCGGGCGGCGTCTACGGTATGGCCATGAACCTTGAGCGCGACTCCGTCGGCGCCGTGGTTCTGGGTGCCTACCAGTCGCTGGCCGAAGGCATGAGCGCCAAGTGCACCGGCCGCATCCTGGAAGTCCCGGTTGGTCCGGAACTGCTGGGTCGCGTCGTCGACGCACTGGGTAACCCGATCGATGGCAAAGGCCCGCTGAACAACGTCGTTAGCGACGCTGTTGAAAAGGTTGCGCCGGGCGTGATCTGGCGTAAGTCGGTCGACCAGCCGGTGCAAACCGGTTACAAGTCGGTCGATGCCATGATCCCGGTAGGCCGTGGCCAGCGCGAGCTGATCATCGGTGACCGTCAGATCGGTAAAACCGCTCTGGCCATCGACGCCATCATCAACCAGAAAGACAGCGGCATCCGTTGCGTCTATGTGGCTATCGGTCAGAAGCAATCGACCATCGCCAACATCGTACGCAAACTGGAAGAGAACGGCGCCCTGGCCAACACCATCGTGGTGGCTGCGTCCGCTTCCGAATCGGCTGCTCTGCAGTTCATCGCACCGTACGCCGGTTGCACCATGGGCGAATACTTCCGCGACCGCGGTGAAGACGCCCTGATCGTGTACGACGACCTGTCCAAGCAGGCCGTGGCCTACCGCCAAATCTCCCTGCTGCTGCGCCGTCCGCCGGGCCGCGAAGCTTACCCGGGCGACGTGTTCTATCTCCACAGCCGTCTGCTGGAGCGCGCTTCCCGCGTTTCCGAAGAGTACGTCGAGAAGTTCACCAATGGCGCCGTGACTGGCAAGACCGGTTCGCTGACCGCTCTGCCGATCATCGAAACCCAGGCTGGCGACGTTTCCGCGTTCGTTCCGACCAACGTGATCTCGATCACCGACGGTCAGATCTTCCTGGAATCGGCCATGTTCAACTCGGGTCTGCGTCCGGCCGTCAACGCCGGTATCTCGGTATCCCGCGTGGGTGGTGCTGCTCAGACCAAGATCATCAAGAAGCTCTCCGGTGGTATCCGTACCGCTCTGGCTCAGTACCGTGAACTGGCGGCTTTCGCCCAGTTCGCTTCTGACCTGGACGAAGCCACTCGCAAGCAGCTTGACCATGGTCAGCGTGTAACCGAGCTGATGAAGCAGAAGCAGTACGCGCCGATGTCCATCGCCGAGATGGCTCTGTCGCTGTACGCCGCCGAGCGTGGCTTCCTGGCTGACATCGAAGTCGCCAAGATCATCAGTTTCGAGCAGGCCCTGATCGCCTTCTTCAACCGTGAGAACGCCGCACTGATGGCGAAGATCAACGAGAAGGGCGACTTCAATGACGACATCGATGGCCAGCTGAAAGCCGGTATCGAGAAGTTCAAGGCCACTCAAACCTGGTAA